Proteins encoded by one window of Emticicia oligotrophica DSM 17448:
- a CDS encoding ThuA domain-containing protein → MNKLFLKTVFMLLFVSTAFAQTKINVLVFSKTAAFRHQSIEAGKKALDKMAKEKGFGVSFTEDASLFTEANLKKFNTVIFLNTTGDILNNEQQSSFERYIQAGGGYVGIHAATDTEYDWPWYNQLAGAWFLDHPMPNNVQKGKFYVTKKNELTAGMPDEFERSDEFYSFKDISPKINVVVKIDEKSYQGGKNGADHPISWYQEFNGGRSFYTAMGHTDETFSESLFLNHLWAGIKYAAGGETPKPLDFSKARPEENRFTKVVLEEKLDEPVELTVLDKDRVLFIQRKGEVRLYNNKTKTLKTIAKLPVSLKYVNREGKESVAEDGLLGLNKDPKFAQNQWIYLFYSSTKGSYNVLSRFTMKGDELVLESEKEMLKVETQREECCHTGGSIDWDKSGNLFLSTGDNTNPHASNGYSPSDERPGRSPWDAQKSSANTNDLRGKILRIKPQPDGTYTIPEGNLFPKGMEKTRPEIYTMGHRNPYRISVDKRTGKLYWGDVGPDASKADPNRGAAGTCEFGQASAAGNYGWPHFVGDNKAYNKFDFATNTSGAKWDYLKPMNTSPNNTGLIQLPEAKGAMIWYSYGNSQEFPLLGAGGCNPMSGPVYYKDDFATANRAFPKYYDGKHFIYEWMRGWIMAVSFDKDGNYASMERFMPSYKFSNPMDMEFADNGDLYMLEYGSGWFTANDDARLIRIEYNGGNRKPQIQVAANQMGGAIPFNLKLTAKGTTDADGDVLKYTWKVTSKNGFVKVIPAQDANLTLTKAGVYKATLTVDDGKGGINTQSMEITAGNEPPVLSLDMPKANKSFYIANKSFDYEIKVKDKEDGELNNGISAENVAVNIDYLAEGYDKNMIAMGHRSADASAAYATGKKLIEGSDCMACHKKDSKSIGPAYREVSLKYKGDNKALETLTKKIISGGSGVWGETAMAAHPQISTADASEMVKYILNIANEKPKSSLPVKGSFTTKAPASDKNKGVYIVRAAYEDQGANGLPALKSEQSFVLRNSKLDPHGFDEYVDINKMAFGGNNLAIPSKSGAYMILKQVDLTGVSEIQVAATAPKPQLNAAGGAVEVRLGSPTGPFLGRSAFLEPSDKMDFTPKMVSVPLNLPNNLDGKPQDVCVIFSNPKAEGSLMVVMGLEFKMVYESSLKEPVKVETSAANDFFVGKWATKMIGTPAGDVSIEMVIERNNGVLSGKMISQQMGSQAFEKVEEIDGEKIKLSFSANGMNLNMELTKEDADNIKGKLMGMIEVKGSRVR, encoded by the coding sequence ATGAATAAATTATTTCTCAAAACAGTATTTATGCTGTTATTTGTCAGTACTGCGTTTGCACAAACCAAAATCAATGTGTTGGTTTTTAGCAAAACGGCGGCGTTCAGGCATCAGTCTATTGAGGCGGGCAAAAAAGCCTTAGACAAAATGGCTAAAGAAAAAGGCTTTGGCGTGAGTTTTACCGAAGATGCAAGCCTGTTTACGGAAGCAAATTTGAAGAAATTCAACACAGTTATTTTCTTAAATACAACGGGTGATATTTTGAATAACGAACAACAAAGTTCATTCGAACGCTACATTCAAGCAGGTGGAGGTTATGTGGGTATTCACGCCGCCACCGATACCGAGTACGATTGGCCTTGGTATAATCAATTGGCTGGTGCATGGTTTCTCGACCACCCAATGCCAAACAATGTGCAAAAAGGCAAGTTTTATGTAACAAAAAAAAACGAACTAACCGCAGGAATGCCCGACGAGTTTGAGCGTTCGGATGAGTTTTATAGCTTCAAAGATATTTCGCCAAAAATCAATGTGGTTGTAAAAATTGATGAAAAATCTTATCAAGGAGGCAAAAATGGAGCCGACCATCCCATTAGCTGGTACCAAGAATTTAACGGTGGTCGTTCGTTTTATACCGCAATGGGGCACACCGACGAAACTTTCTCGGAGTCACTTTTCTTAAATCATCTTTGGGCTGGTATCAAATACGCAGCAGGTGGTGAAACACCAAAACCATTAGATTTCTCGAAGGCTCGTCCAGAAGAAAATCGTTTTACAAAAGTGGTTTTAGAAGAAAAGCTCGACGAGCCTGTAGAATTAACAGTTTTGGATAAAGACCGTGTACTTTTCATTCAAAGAAAAGGTGAAGTAAGACTTTATAACAACAAAACTAAGACCTTAAAAACCATCGCAAAACTTCCAGTAAGTTTGAAATATGTCAACCGTGAAGGTAAAGAATCAGTAGCAGAAGATGGCCTTTTGGGCTTAAATAAAGACCCGAAATTTGCCCAAAATCAATGGATTTATCTATTCTATTCTTCTACAAAAGGCTCTTATAACGTTCTTTCAAGATTTACAATGAAAGGTGATGAGTTGGTTTTAGAGTCGGAAAAAGAAATGCTAAAAGTAGAAACCCAACGTGAGGAATGTTGCCACACGGGCGGTTCGATTGATTGGGATAAATCAGGAAATTTGTTTCTTTCTACGGGAGATAACACTAATCCTCACGCCTCGAATGGCTATAGCCCAAGCGATGAACGCCCAGGTAGAAGCCCTTGGGATGCACAAAAGTCTTCGGCAAATACAAACGATTTACGTGGTAAAATTCTTAGAATTAAACCGCAGCCAGATGGCACTTATACGATTCCAGAAGGAAACCTTTTCCCGAAAGGAATGGAAAAAACTCGCCCAGAAATTTATACGATGGGACACCGTAATCCTTACAGAATTTCGGTAGATAAAAGAACTGGAAAATTATATTGGGGAGATGTGGGGCCCGATGCTTCAAAAGCAGACCCGAATCGTGGTGCAGCAGGAACTTGTGAGTTTGGACAAGCCTCAGCGGCTGGAAACTATGGTTGGCCTCATTTTGTGGGCGATAATAAAGCTTACAATAAATTTGATTTTGCGACCAATACTTCTGGTGCTAAATGGGATTATCTGAAACCGATGAATACTTCGCCAAACAACACTGGTTTGATTCAATTACCCGAAGCAAAAGGAGCGATGATTTGGTATTCTTATGGGAATAGTCAAGAGTTTCCGTTGCTTGGAGCGGGTGGTTGTAATCCAATGTCAGGTCCAGTTTATTATAAAGACGACTTTGCGACAGCGAATAGAGCATTCCCGAAATATTATGATGGTAAACATTTTATCTACGAGTGGATGCGTGGTTGGATAATGGCCGTAAGTTTCGATAAAGATGGAAATTATGCCTCAATGGAGCGTTTTATGCCAAGCTACAAATTCAGCAATCCGATGGATATGGAATTTGCCGATAATGGTGATTTATACATGCTTGAATACGGTAGTGGCTGGTTTACGGCCAATGATGATGCTCGCCTAATTCGTATCGAATACAATGGCGGAAATCGTAAGCCACAAATTCAGGTGGCGGCCAACCAAATGGGCGGAGCTATTCCTTTCAACCTTAAACTTACTGCTAAAGGCACAACTGATGCCGATGGTGATGTGCTGAAATATACTTGGAAGGTTACTTCTAAAAATGGCTTCGTGAAGGTAATTCCTGCACAAGATGCCAACCTAACACTTACTAAAGCAGGTGTATATAAAGCAACACTTACAGTTGATGATGGTAAAGGTGGCATCAATACGCAATCAATGGAGATTACGGCAGGAAATGAGCCACCAGTATTGAGCCTTGATATGCCAAAAGCCAATAAGAGTTTTTACATTGCCAATAAATCATTCGATTATGAAATCAAGGTAAAAGACAAAGAAGATGGAGAATTGAATAATGGAATTTCGGCAGAAAACGTAGCTGTAAATATTGATTATTTAGCAGAAGGTTATGATAAAAATATGATTGCGATGGGTCATCGTTCGGCTGATGCAAGTGCAGCGTATGCCACAGGTAAGAAATTGATTGAAGGTAGCGACTGTATGGCTTGCCACAAAAAAGATTCAAAATCTATCGGGCCAGCTTATCGTGAAGTTTCATTAAAGTATAAAGGAGATAACAAAGCTCTCGAAACTTTAACTAAGAAAATTATTTCGGGTGGAAGTGGCGTTTGGGGTGAAACTGCTATGGCGGCACACCCGCAAATTTCGACGGCCGATGCCTCTGAAATGGTAAAATATATCTTGAATATCGCCAACGAAAAACCAAAATCTTCATTGCCAGTAAAAGGTTCATTCACAACAAAAGCCCCAGCTTCTGATAAAAATAAGGGTGTGTATATTGTGCGTGCAGCTTACGAAGACCAAGGTGCAAATGGCCTACCAGCATTGAAGTCAGAGCAAAGTTTTGTATTGAGAAACTCGAAACTCGACCCTCACGGATTTGATGAGTATGTAGATATCAACAAAATGGCTTTTGGTGGAAATAACTTGGCAATTCCTTCAAAATCAGGTGCTTATATGATTTTGAAACAAGTTGATTTGACAGGCGTTTCTGAAATTCAAGTGGCGGCTACTGCTCCAAAACCACAGCTAAATGCAGCTGGTGGAGCCGTTGAAGTACGTTTAGGTAGTCCAACTGGACCATTCCTCGGACGTTCGGCTTTCTTAGAACCTTCAGATAAAATGGACTTTACGCCAAAAATGGTTTCTGTACCTCTTAATCTACCAAATAATCTTGATGGAAAACCTCAAGATGTTTGTGTGATTTTCTCGAATCCTAAAGCTGAAGGGTCGCTAATGGTAGTGATGGGTCTTGAATTTAAGATGGTTTACGAAAGCTCATTGAAAGAACCTGTGAAAGTAGAAACCTCTGCCGCCAATGATTTCTTTGTAGGAAAATGGGCAACCAAAATGATTGGTACACCAGCAGGAGATGTTTCAATTGAAATGGTGATTGAAAGAAATAATGGCGTGCTTTCGGGAAAAATGATTTCTCAACAAATGGGAAGCCAAGCTTTCGAGAAAGTAGAAGAAATAGATGGCGAAAAAATCAAATTATCATTCTCTGCCAACGGTATGAATCTCAATATGGAACTCACCAAAGAAGATGCCGATAACATCAAAGGCAAACTCATGGGAATGATTGAGGTAAAAGGAAGTAGAGTGAGGTAA
- a CDS encoding LLM class flavin-dependent oxidoreductase: MTKIPLSVLELATVVEGGTHQNAISNTVAIAKYVETLGYQRIWMAEHHNMENIASSATSVLIGHVAGKTNTIRVGSGGIMLPNHSPLVIAEQFGTLETIYPNRIDLGLGRAPGSDQLTAMALRRNQETAHNFPEDVKQLQAYFSEENRDARVRAFPGEGLNIPIWILGSSTDSAYLAAEMGLPYAFASHFAPAQFRTAIKIYRNNFKPSEFLEKPYVMACVNVLGADTDEEANVLLNTLITLFVGIITNKRKPLRPADRLPEVYQIPEVRQAVNNMLACTFYGSKETLHANLSAFIEETGIDELMVASHIFDLDAKLKSFSILQDALRLN; the protein is encoded by the coding sequence ATGACAAAAATACCATTATCAGTTTTAGAACTCGCCACAGTAGTAGAAGGAGGAACCCACCAAAACGCTATTTCAAATACAGTAGCAATAGCCAAGTACGTAGAAACTTTAGGTTATCAACGTATTTGGATGGCCGAACATCATAATATGGAAAATATTGCGAGTTCGGCAACATCGGTTTTGATTGGCCATGTGGCTGGCAAAACCAATACGATTCGGGTTGGATCGGGCGGAATTATGTTGCCCAACCATAGTCCATTGGTGATTGCCGAGCAATTTGGAACTTTAGAAACTATTTACCCCAATCGCATAGATTTAGGCTTAGGTAGAGCTCCAGGATCCGACCAACTGACTGCAATGGCTTTGCGGAGAAATCAAGAAACTGCCCATAATTTCCCTGAAGATGTAAAGCAATTACAAGCCTATTTTAGTGAAGAAAACCGTGATGCACGTGTGAGGGCATTTCCGGGTGAAGGTTTAAATATTCCTATTTGGATATTAGGTTCGAGTACCGATAGTGCCTATCTAGCCGCCGAAATGGGACTTCCCTATGCCTTTGCTTCACATTTTGCACCTGCACAATTTCGAACAGCCATTAAGATTTATCGAAATAATTTCAAACCTTCAGAGTTTTTAGAAAAACCTTACGTAATGGCCTGCGTAAATGTTTTAGGTGCGGATACCGACGAGGAAGCCAATGTTCTGTTAAATACACTTATTACTCTTTTTGTGGGCATTATCACCAACAAACGTAAACCTTTGAGGCCCGCTGATAGACTGCCCGAAGTTTATCAAATTCCTGAGGTAAGACAAGCCGTCAATAATATGCTTGCTTGTACATTTTATGGTAGTAAAGAAACGCTTCATGCAAACCTTTCAGCCTTTATTGAAGAGACAGGCATTGATGAATTAATGGTGGCTTCGCATATTTTTGATTTAGATGCTAAACTAAAATCGTTTTCTATTTTGCAAGACGCACTACGCTTAAATTAG
- a CDS encoding helix-turn-helix domain-containing protein, whose protein sequence is MTTNNPESLEEFYQRKFDWIPENLSRDIGHINVFRLPHPATKPVPYRRRDFFKVTLCRGSSRIHYADKVFAFEKQALVFSNPFIPYKWEHLEGEVSGFYVIFNANFFNQFGNLIQYEVFQPTGTHVFELEDTQFEYLSGIFEKIETELSSEYIHKYDAIRNQIYELIHYAMKTRPSTLVEQLPINASQRIYWLFSELLERQFPIDENHTEIKLRTASDFADQLNVHVNHLNRAVKETGGKTTSQLITERLLQEAKIMLKQSRWNVSEIAFALGFSEVTHFNNFFKKHTNLSPVKFRKEF, encoded by the coding sequence ATGACCACAAACAACCCCGAATCCTTAGAAGAGTTTTATCAACGAAAGTTCGATTGGATTCCCGAAAATCTCAGTCGGGATATTGGGCATATCAATGTGTTCAGATTACCACATCCTGCCACGAAGCCTGTGCCTTATCGCCGACGTGATTTTTTTAAAGTTACGCTCTGTCGAGGCAGTAGCCGTATTCATTATGCTGATAAAGTTTTTGCTTTTGAGAAACAAGCCCTCGTTTTCTCGAATCCGTTTATACCCTACAAATGGGAGCATCTCGAAGGCGAAGTTTCGGGTTTTTATGTGATTTTCAATGCCAATTTTTTTAACCAATTCGGAAATCTGATTCAGTACGAAGTTTTTCAACCAACTGGAACTCACGTTTTTGAATTGGAAGATACTCAATTCGAGTATTTATCTGGCATTTTCGAAAAAATCGAAACCGAACTCAGTTCTGAATACATTCATAAATATGATGCCATTCGCAACCAAATTTATGAGCTGATTCACTACGCCATGAAAACTCGCCCTTCGACACTCGTAGAGCAATTGCCCATAAATGCCTCACAGCGAATTTATTGGTTGTTTTCAGAATTGCTCGAACGCCAGTTTCCGATTGATGAAAATCATACCGAAATTAAGCTAAGAACTGCTTCAGATTTTGCCGACCAGCTCAATGTGCACGTCAACCATCTCAACCGAGCGGTAAAAGAGACTGGCGGTAAAACTACATCTCAACTCATTACCGAACGCCTGCTGCAAGAAGCCAAAATTATGTTGAAACAAAGCCGTTGGAATGTCTCTGAAATTGCTTTTGCACTTGGGTTTTCAGAGGTTACGCATTTCAATAATTTCTTCAAAAAGCATACAAATTTAAGCCCAGTGAAGTTTCGGAAGGAGTTTTGA
- a CDS encoding gluconate 2-dehydrogenase subunit 3 family protein codes for MNRREVIKNVALMLGGAFSAPTLMAMDNWESATNSNINGAVFSLTDSQQKIVAEIAELIIPKTDTVGAKDVGVPAFIEMMLKDCYKEPEHQSFLEGLASMEKVKFLELNTDERRGVLKLLEQETKKVTGKTTPFWRLIKELTLLGYFTSEAGLKASFEYVQIPGKLELIKLKPNQKAYAY; via the coding sequence ATGAACAGACGAGAAGTCATAAAAAATGTAGCCTTGATGTTAGGTGGGGCATTCTCTGCACCTACACTCATGGCAATGGATAATTGGGAAAGTGCTACAAATTCCAATATCAACGGTGCGGTCTTCAGCTTAACCGATTCTCAGCAAAAAATTGTTGCCGAAATTGCCGAACTTATCATTCCAAAAACAGATACTGTGGGAGCGAAGGACGTTGGCGTACCTGCATTTATTGAAATGATGTTGAAAGATTGTTATAAAGAACCTGAGCATCAGAGTTTTTTGGAAGGTTTGGCTTCAATGGAGAAAGTAAAGTTCTTGGAATTAAATACGGATGAAAGAAGAGGCGTTTTGAAATTATTGGAACAGGAAACTAAAAAAGTGACAGGAAAAACAACTCCTTTCTGGCGATTAATCAAAGAACTTACACTTTTGGGCTATTTTACGTCGGAGGCTGGTTTAAAGGCTTCGTTTGAATATGTACAGATTCCAGGAAAACTTGAACTTATCAAGCTAAAACCAAATCAGAAAGCTTATGCTTATTGA
- a CDS encoding GMC oxidoreductase, whose amino-acid sequence MNLNIKANKNNTFDAIVVGSGMSGGFAAKELTERGLKVLMIERGHEIKHIEGYDTAMKQPWEIEHRGKTTNLSAEERWANSRFWGLGSEEVVNHLTNDKENPYIEKRAFDWIRAYHTGGKSMHWGRQSYRWNKQDFEANAKEGIGIDWPIRYEDLEPWYTHVEKFVGVSGQKEGLDVLPDGHFLPAMPLFAPEAHFKNKMFEKFNRPVTVGRVANLTQPQDVHTSLGRASCQYRNKCQRGCPYGGYYSSLSGAIPAAMRTNRLSVLHDSIVAEIIYDEQKKRATGVRIINQNTMLTEEYFAKIIFLNAGSINTAALMLNSKSNRFQNGFGNDSDQVGRNLMDHQLGSGATAMIDGFEDDYVYGQRPNAMYIPRFRNWGNDKQTSYMRGFGYQGGASREGWNRGVNADGFGADFKQGLTKPGAWTISIGGFGEILPNPNNRIYLDPDKKDKWGIPMIVTDAAFVENDWAMRKDIIASAVEMLETAGFKKVTPYDRPTHMGLGIHDMGTARMGRDPKTSVLNAFNQVHDCKNVFVTDGAAMTSASCVNPSITYMALTARAADFAVKALKKRDL is encoded by the coding sequence ATGAATCTAAATATAAAAGCAAATAAAAATAATACATTCGATGCCATTGTTGTTGGCTCGGGTATGTCGGGTGGTTTTGCTGCAAAAGAATTAACCGAAAGAGGACTGAAAGTCTTGATGATTGAGCGTGGGCATGAGATAAAGCACATCGAAGGCTATGACACAGCCATGAAACAACCGTGGGAAATTGAGCATCGAGGCAAAACAACTAATCTTTCTGCCGAAGAACGTTGGGCCAATAGCCGTTTTTGGGGTCTTGGAAGTGAAGAGGTAGTCAATCACCTGACAAATGATAAAGAAAATCCTTATATAGAAAAGCGTGCCTTCGACTGGATTCGTGCCTATCATACTGGCGGCAAATCAATGCACTGGGGGCGTCAGTCATATCGTTGGAATAAGCAAGATTTCGAAGCGAATGCTAAAGAAGGTATCGGTATCGACTGGCCTATTCGCTATGAAGATTTAGAACCTTGGTACACACACGTAGAGAAATTTGTGGGTGTAAGTGGGCAAAAAGAAGGCTTAGATGTATTGCCAGATGGACATTTTTTACCTGCAATGCCATTATTTGCTCCTGAGGCTCATTTCAAAAATAAAATGTTTGAAAAATTCAATCGTCCTGTTACGGTTGGTCGAGTAGCAAATCTTACGCAGCCGCAAGATGTTCATACTTCTTTGGGGCGTGCTTCGTGCCAATATCGCAATAAATGCCAAAGAGGCTGTCCGTACGGAGGGTATTATAGCTCATTATCGGGAGCAATTCCAGCAGCTATGCGAACCAATCGTTTGAGTGTTTTGCATGATTCTATTGTGGCAGAAATTATCTACGATGAACAGAAAAAACGAGCGACAGGCGTACGAATCATCAACCAAAACACCATGCTTACAGAAGAGTATTTTGCTAAAATAATCTTCTTAAATGCAGGCTCAATTAATACTGCTGCTTTGATGCTTAATTCAAAATCGAATCGTTTTCAGAATGGATTTGGCAATGATAGCGACCAAGTAGGCCGAAATCTAATGGACCACCAATTGGGTTCGGGAGCAACGGCTATGATTGATGGATTTGAAGATGATTATGTCTATGGACAACGCCCCAATGCCATGTATATTCCACGTTTCAGAAACTGGGGTAATGATAAGCAAACGTCCTACATGAGAGGTTTTGGGTATCAAGGTGGAGCAAGCCGAGAAGGTTGGAATAGGGGAGTTAATGCCGATGGTTTTGGAGCAGATTTCAAGCAAGGATTAACCAAACCAGGTGCGTGGACTATCAGTATTGGTGGTTTTGGGGAGATTTTACCAAATCCAAATAATAGAATTTACCTTGACCCTGATAAAAAGGATAAGTGGGGTATTCCGATGATTGTAACCGATGCCGCATTTGTAGAAAACGATTGGGCGATGCGTAAAGACATCATTGCCTCTGCAGTAGAAATGCTTGAAACCGCTGGTTTTAAGAAAGTAACGCCTTATGACCGCCCGACACACATGGGTTTAGGTATCCATGATATGGGAACTGCCCGCATGGGACGTGACCCTAAAACTTCGGTGTTGAATGCTTTCAACCAAGTTCATGATTGTAAAAACGTATTCGTAACTGATGGTGCTGCCATGACTTCGGCTTCGTGCGTAAATCCGTCTATCACCTATATGGCACTTACCGCTCGTGCAGCTGATTTTGCCGTGAAAGCTTTGAAGAAAAGAGATTTATAA
- a CDS encoding esterase — MKKQLTLLLFIVFLGLKGGFAQEIPKELENIISPEVNKDGTVTFRFFAPHADSVQLTSDFLPPVKVKTRFGLQDGPGTINLTKDKNGLWTYTSKPLESELYSYTFLVDGIRTNDANSPYAFRNAAALTNVFIVGNGRADLYKTNDVSHGSVTHCWYPSAGLKMNRRLTVYTPAGYEQSAEKYPVLYLLHGAGGDEDSWAAHGRAVQILDNLIAQGKAKPMIVVMPNGNVVQDGGYGQGKDGFYKPEFLLPRSMNGEYEANFMDIINYVEKTFRVKADKQNRAIAGLSMGGFHTMHISRYFPNTFDYVGLYSAALMPREDATGKVYSNIDATLKIQKENGLKLYYIAIGRDDFLYQANVDFRKKLDGLGMKYEYLETGEGHIWKLWRIYLADFAPKLFK, encoded by the coding sequence ATGAAAAAACAACTAACACTCCTATTATTTATTGTTTTTCTTGGCCTAAAAGGTGGTTTTGCACAAGAAATTCCGAAAGAATTAGAAAATATTATCTCTCCCGAAGTAAACAAGGATGGGACGGTAACGTTTAGATTTTTTGCTCCTCATGCAGATTCTGTTCAGCTTACTTCCGATTTTCTGCCTCCTGTAAAAGTAAAAACTCGTTTTGGTTTACAAGATGGCCCAGGTACCATTAATTTAACCAAAGATAAAAACGGACTTTGGACATATACCTCAAAACCACTTGAATCAGAGCTTTATAGTTATACCTTTCTTGTAGATGGTATCAGAACTAATGATGCTAATAGTCCTTATGCTTTCAGAAATGCAGCGGCCTTAACCAATGTGTTTATCGTAGGAAATGGTCGTGCTGATTTGTATAAAACTAATGATGTTTCGCACGGTTCGGTTACGCATTGCTGGTATCCGTCAGCAGGATTAAAAATGAATAGAAGGCTAACTGTTTATACACCAGCGGGTTATGAGCAATCTGCCGAAAAATATCCCGTTCTTTATTTGTTGCACGGTGCTGGTGGTGATGAAGATTCGTGGGCAGCACATGGGCGTGCAGTTCAGATTCTTGATAATTTGATTGCTCAAGGAAAAGCAAAGCCGATGATTGTGGTGATGCCCAATGGAAATGTAGTGCAAGATGGTGGTTATGGACAAGGAAAAGATGGCTTTTATAAACCAGAATTTTTATTGCCGCGCTCGATGAACGGTGAATACGAAGCCAATTTCATGGATATTATCAATTATGTTGAAAAGACTTTTCGAGTGAAAGCTGATAAGCAAAATCGTGCGATTGCTGGACTTTCGATGGGTGGATTTCATACGATGCACATCAGCCGATATTTCCCAAATACATTCGATTACGTTGGACTTTATTCAGCAGCATTAATGCCACGTGAAGATGCTACTGGTAAAGTATATAGCAATATAGATGCTACCTTAAAAATACAGAAAGAGAATGGCCTAAAACTCTATTATATAGCAATTGGGAGAGATGATTTTCTGTATCAAGCCAATGTTGATTTCAGAAAAAAACTCGATGGTTTGGGAATGAAGTATGAATATTTAGAAACAGGCGAAGGGCATATATGGAAGCTTTGGCGAATTTATTTGGCCGATTTTGCTCCGAAACTATTCAAATAA
- a CDS encoding phytanoyl-CoA dioxygenase family protein has translation MLTKEEIDFLDENGYLNLGQLLSKEQVKEINDRLAAIQEHEGENAGAELAESKYIRHPKEEGADRLADLVNKGQVFDIFYTHPRVLAGIEAVLGQAYKLSSLNYRAAKPGKGHQKLHVDYKNAVANGHYKVCNSIWLLDDFTELNGSTRIVPKTHKLSILPDEAMADTNEKHPDEIRIIAPAGSVFIFNSHVWHGGTTNHTAHDRRSVHSYFCTRDQPQQIDQKRYITQETLERIGEKGRQVLDV, from the coding sequence ATGCTTACAAAAGAAGAAATTGATTTTTTAGATGAAAATGGCTATCTTAATTTAGGCCAACTTTTGAGTAAAGAGCAAGTCAAAGAAATTAATGATAGGTTGGCAGCTATTCAAGAGCATGAAGGAGAGAATGCTGGTGCTGAATTGGCTGAATCAAAATATATTCGTCACCCAAAAGAAGAAGGTGCTGACCGACTCGCCGACTTGGTAAATAAAGGACAAGTTTTTGATATTTTTTATACGCACCCAAGAGTTTTGGCAGGAATTGAAGCCGTATTAGGGCAAGCATATAAATTATCGTCGTTGAATTATCGAGCCGCAAAACCCGGCAAAGGACACCAAAAGCTACACGTTGACTATAAAAATGCGGTAGCCAACGGCCATTATAAAGTTTGTAATAGTATATGGTTATTAGATGATTTTACGGAACTAAACGGCTCGACACGAATTGTACCTAAAACCCACAAATTGAGTATTTTACCCGATGAAGCAATGGCCGATACCAACGAAAAACATCCCGATGAGATTCGTATAATTGCTCCCGCTGGGTCGGTATTCATTTTTAATTCACACGTTTGGCATGGAGGAACAACCAATCATACGGCACACGACCGCCGCAGCGTTCATAGTTATTTCTGTACCCGTGACCAACCTCAGCAAATTGACCAGAAGCGATATATTACTCAAGAAACTCTTGAAAGAATTGGAGAAAAAGGCAGACAAGTTTTGGATGTATGA
- a CDS encoding NUDIX hydrolase — protein sequence MKEFGTEKYIANLSIDCVIFGYENKELKVLIAKKKIGEGIWNLPGGYIMKTESIENAANRILKERTNLENIYLEQFRVFGNENRIIKSKYRELLLPYITQKYNEADAEWITDRFICIGFYALVEISKVNPQVGELDECVEWINIKDIPEMMHDHNEILSYALEALQQNLDRKLIGFNLLAETFTMKEVQELYEAVYDRPFAMNNFQKKILDLDVLERLEKKFTGAQNKAPYLYRFKKA from the coding sequence ATGAAGGAGTTCGGAACTGAAAAATACATTGCCAATCTTTCGATTGATTGCGTGATATTTGGATATGAAAATAAAGAATTAAAGGTTTTGATAGCCAAGAAAAAAATTGGTGAAGGAATTTGGAATCTACCTGGTGGCTATATTATGAAAACAGAGAGTATTGAAAACGCCGCCAACCGAATTTTGAAAGAGCGTACTAATCTCGAAAATATCTATTTAGAACAATTTCGAGTTTTTGGAAATGAAAATCGAATCATTAAAAGTAAATATCGGGAATTATTATTACCTTATATTACTCAAAAATATAACGAGGCAGATGCCGAATGGATAACAGACCGCTTTATTTGTATTGGTTTTTATGCATTAGTAGAAATCAGTAAAGTAAACCCTCAAGTAGGCGAACTTGATGAATGTGTTGAATGGATAAATATAAAAGATATTCCAGAAATGATGCACGACCACAACGAAATACTAAGTTATGCCCTTGAGGCTCTCCAACAAAACCTTGATAGAAAGCTCATTGGGTTTAATTTATTGGCCGAAACATTCACGATGAAGGAAGTGCAAGAACTTTATGAGGCCGTATATGACCGACCTTTTGCCATGAATAATTTTCAGAAGAAAATTCTCGATTTAGACGTACTCGAACGCCTCGAAAAAAAATTCACAGGTGCACAAAATAAAGCACCGTATTTATACAGGTTCAAAAAAGCATAA